In the Chromatiaceae bacterium genome, one interval contains:
- a CDS encoding antirestriction protein has translation MNPIERTLIKESDRVNHTAALFGFHFPLHLEPLVYAMTERLSADYRGGYWHFYQLGNGAFYMAPDEDTVFHVVCENGFDGQLSADAFGITACLYAYSHLAFSGMLVADVFAQQYHWLREYALEHPEAGAVMAAID, from the coding sequence ATGAATCCAATCGAACGCACGTTGATCAAGGAGTCGGATCGGGTAAACCATACCGCGGCTCTGTTCGGATTCCACTTCCCCCTGCACCTGGAGCCCTTGGTGTATGCGATGACCGAACGCCTGAGCGCTGACTACCGCGGTGGCTATTGGCATTTCTATCAGCTCGGCAACGGAGCCTTCTACATGGCGCCCGATGAGGACACGGTGTTCCACGTCGTCTGCGAGAATGGCTTTGACGGTCAGCTGTCGGCGGATGCGTTCGGCATCACCGCATGCCTCTACGCATACAGCCACCTGGCGTTCTCCGGAATGCTGGTCGCGGATGTATTTGCCCAGCAGTACCACTGGCTCAGAGAGTACGCGCTGGAGCACCCCGAGGCGGGGGCGGTGATGGCGGCGATCGACTGA
- a CDS encoding tyrosine-type recombinase/integrase, which yields MPIVRLTQDLIDNDQLTCPADKRRIEYCDGNHKLAVPGLYLEARQSGQTFYLRYKNANGKSSHAKIGRITDIDLATARDKAKELRARIALGADPSVEKKAANAALTFADFFSDHYLPFAKQRKRTWKRDQELFNRHLKPQFGHRKLNQITRAQIQTFHTGLRNQGLAGATCDHQVKLLRRCLNLAVEWGLLQSNPATGFKLFNDDNRIEHYLDDDQLQRLLRVLRTDTNRVVCNVALWLLSTGARLNEALQARWDMVDRDNRVWRIPSATSKSKKPRSVPLNDAALAVLDALDTKDKFDHLFINRKTKKPYTTIHKVWERIRHEARLPDLRIHDLRHSYASFLVNAGRSLYEVQQILGHSQPQVTQRYSHLSTRTLRDAADTASVAITRASKTATD from the coding sequence ATGCCTATCGTTAGACTGACCCAAGATCTGATCGACAACGATCAGCTGACCTGTCCCGCCGACAAACGTCGAATCGAATACTGCGACGGGAACCATAAACTCGCCGTCCCCGGCCTGTACCTTGAGGCCCGACAATCGGGGCAGACCTTTTACCTCCGCTACAAAAATGCCAATGGCAAATCCTCCCATGCCAAGATCGGCCGCATCACCGACATCGACCTCGCCACGGCCCGTGACAAGGCGAAGGAGCTGCGCGCGCGGATCGCCCTGGGTGCGGACCCCAGCGTTGAGAAAAAGGCCGCCAACGCCGCGCTGACGTTCGCTGACTTCTTCTCCGACCACTACCTGCCCTTCGCCAAGCAACGCAAACGCACCTGGAAGCGCGACCAGGAGTTGTTCAACCGTCACCTCAAACCGCAGTTCGGCCACCGCAAGCTGAACCAGATCACCCGGGCCCAAATCCAGACCTTCCATACCGGCTTGCGGAATCAGGGTCTCGCCGGCGCAACCTGCGATCACCAGGTCAAGCTCCTGCGCCGCTGCCTGAACCTTGCCGTCGAATGGGGTTTACTGCAGTCGAACCCAGCCACCGGCTTCAAGCTCTTCAACGACGACAACCGAATCGAGCATTACCTCGACGACGATCAGCTGCAACGCTTGCTCAGAGTCCTGCGCACCGACACGAACAGGGTCGTATGCAACGTCGCCCTCTGGTTGCTCTCGACAGGCGCCAGGCTGAACGAGGCGCTCCAGGCTCGCTGGGACATGGTCGACCGCGACAACCGCGTCTGGCGCATTCCCTCAGCCACGTCGAAATCGAAAAAGCCAAGATCAGTCCCGCTCAACGACGCCGCCCTCGCCGTGCTCGATGCACTCGACACAAAAGACAAGTTCGACCACCTCTTCATCAACCGGAAGACCAAGAAGCCATACACCACGATCCACAAGGTGTGGGAGCGCATACGGCACGAGGCTAGATTACCCGACCTACGGATTCACGATCTTCGGCACTCGTATGCGTCGTTCCTGGTGAACGCAGGCCGGTCGCTGTATGAGGTCCAGCAGATCCTCGGCCACAGCCAACCGCAGGTCACGCAGCGCTACAGCCATCTGTCCACCCGTACGCTTCGGGACGCCGCCGACACCGCCTCGGTCGCCATCACCCGGGCCAGCAAGACCGCCACGGACTGA
- a CDS encoding TerB family tellurite resistance protein yields the protein MTFDEQLEDFFNEDITSVIADPDKFKRQLGIGADAYKLLSTADRIHEGGSALLGGAGVAGTVYAGWFTSLGALGQIGLAAGLVATPIGAMVAAGTVGAGGMFLTRRLLAACRRETVEEIPHFINSPIDVLGASIADIIIPILLRLAHADGVIHDDEIHVIERYLTNEWGFNEQFVQSAIDLHQTQIAEWDWSVVRSLLKTARETRDIDIKQFKEKLLTIAQEVAEAEGGIVAEESAMLAVLQTNLTEVRMRDKLLDTLRQAERSIDSCTKAVRSAASRARSALLPRSKK from the coding sequence GTGACCTTTGATGAGCAACTGGAGGATTTCTTCAATGAAGACATCACCAGCGTCATCGCAGATCCAGACAAATTCAAGCGGCAACTCGGAATTGGTGCCGATGCCTACAAGTTGTTGTCGACAGCAGACCGAATTCACGAAGGAGGTTCCGCATTGCTCGGCGGCGCCGGGGTGGCTGGCACGGTCTACGCGGGTTGGTTCACTTCGCTGGGAGCATTGGGCCAAATCGGCCTAGCGGCGGGTCTTGTCGCGACCCCCATCGGGGCAATGGTGGCTGCCGGCACAGTGGGTGCAGGTGGAATGTTTTTGACGAGACGCTTGCTGGCGGCATGTCGTCGTGAAACCGTCGAAGAAATACCTCACTTCATCAATTCCCCGATCGATGTGCTGGGCGCATCCATAGCGGACATCATCATCCCGATCCTGCTTCGACTTGCTCACGCAGATGGGGTTATCCACGACGATGAAATCCATGTAATCGAGCGGTACCTGACCAACGAATGGGGTTTCAACGAACAATTTGTCCAATCCGCTATTGACCTCCATCAAACCCAAATTGCTGAATGGGACTGGAGTGTTGTTCGCAGTTTATTGAAAACCGCTCGCGAGACTCGGGATATCGACATAAAACAGTTTAAGGAGAAACTTCTGACAATCGCCCAGGAAGTGGCGGAGGCCGAGGGAGGCATTGTCGCCGAGGAGTCAGCGATGTTGGCAGTGCTTCAAACCAATCTCACCGAGGTACGCATGCGAGACAAGCTTCTTGATACGCTGCGCCAAGCTGAAAGATCCATCGATTCGTGCACAAAGGCAGTAAGGAGCGCGGCATCAAGAGCGCGGAGCGCGCTACTGCCGCGAAGCAAGAAATAA
- a CDS encoding nuclear transport factor 2 family protein → MTESVRVVENFLAALAARDFSAVRGCLADSGFRYLSPIAQFDNPDDFVTSMEGVGAILHKITVLHRFEDDGLVCHVLDFTVNLETRRTRRTVQLARVRDGKLVELEVIFDATQFNRMVITDESPMP, encoded by the coding sequence ATGACCGAGTCGGTGCGCGTTGTCGAGAACTTTCTCGCCGCCCTCGCTGCGCGTGACTTCAGCGCTGTACGCGGCTGTCTGGCGGACTCCGGGTTTCGCTATCTGAGTCCCATCGCGCAGTTCGACAATCCGGACGACTTTGTCACGAGCATGGAGGGTGTCGGCGCTATCCTGCACAAGATAACGGTCCTCCACCGCTTCGAGGATGACGGGCTCGTGTGCCACGTGCTGGATTTCACCGTCAACCTGGAAACCCGGCGTACCCGGCGGACGGTGCAGTTGGCACGGGTTCGGGATGGCAAGCTCGTCGAGCTCGAGGTGATATTCGATGCCACCCAGTTCAACCGCATGGTCATCACCGACGAGTCGCCGATGCCCTGA
- a CDS encoding HIT family protein, producing MTQQPDCIFCPPSPDSILSENALAYAIRDAFPVSRGHVLVIPRRHVEDYFALHTDELLACSELLSILRRDLMAEDAGIRGFNVGVNAGRAAGQTVRHCHIHLIPRRPGDVQDPRGGVRWVLPERADYWSGR from the coding sequence GTGACGCAGCAACCCGATTGCATCTTCTGCCCGCCGTCACCCGACAGTATCCTGTCTGAGAATGCGCTCGCCTACGCGATCCGCGATGCCTTTCCGGTGTCGCGTGGCCACGTACTGGTGATACCTCGGCGCCATGTCGAAGACTATTTCGCACTGCACACGGACGAGCTACTCGCTTGCAGCGAACTGCTTTCGATATTGCGACGCGACCTGATGGCAGAAGATGCGGGGATCCGCGGATTCAATGTGGGCGTGAACGCCGGTCGCGCGGCGGGACAGACCGTTCGGCATTGCCATATCCATCTGATTCCACGGCGGCCGGGTGACGTGCAGGACCCGCGTGGGGGCGTGCGATGGGTCCTGCCGGAACGGGCCGACTACTGGTCGGGGCGGTAG
- a CDS encoding caspase family protein produces MKQQYNDRTIPRIALLLALLGAGCTPQQSLYKEDVTAKALTSGGTVHTRVLAAAEDWRNSGVEVAEGQEYGVTATGKWKTYGTCNVTGPDGVGMYGPLCFKLPLFPEVISGFSHSTLIARIGDEGAPFAIGDNLKFVAQASGPLYFRINDTYGATADNEGYADVEVTAFGGSQPEITTAPAAQTALAAQVAAAASGVPRVALVIGNSNYQQSPLKNPVNDANAMAESLRRLGFSVILKLDANQREMELAIDEFGRKLVGGQHVALFYFAGHGVQVDGSNYLIPTEAAIRRQSDVRYKAVDVGQVLGAMGEATDNLNIVILDACRDNPLPRSFRSSARGLAQVHGPKGTIIGFATSPGSTAADGEGDHGVYTKHLLESLPEPGISIEQVFKRVLQGVNAETGGLQTPWTESSFTGDFSFNPG; encoded by the coding sequence ATGAAACAACAATACAATGACCGGACGATTCCCCGCATCGCGCTGCTGCTTGCGCTGCTAGGCGCAGGTTGTACGCCGCAACAGTCGCTGTACAAGGAAGATGTGACCGCCAAGGCGCTGACCTCCGGCGGCACTGTACACACGAGGGTGCTTGCCGCAGCCGAAGATTGGCGGAACTCCGGCGTCGAAGTGGCCGAGGGGCAGGAATACGGCGTCACCGCCACAGGCAAGTGGAAGACGTATGGGACATGCAATGTGACCGGGCCCGACGGTGTCGGTATGTACGGGCCCTTGTGCTTCAAGTTGCCGCTGTTTCCTGAAGTGATCAGCGGTTTCAGTCATTCGACACTGATCGCGCGGATCGGTGATGAAGGTGCACCGTTCGCGATCGGTGACAACCTCAAATTCGTGGCCCAGGCAAGCGGTCCGTTGTATTTCAGGATCAACGATACCTACGGCGCGACTGCCGACAATGAAGGCTATGCCGACGTCGAGGTCACTGCCTTCGGCGGCAGCCAGCCGGAGATCACAACTGCCCCGGCCGCACAGACGGCACTGGCCGCGCAGGTGGCTGCTGCGGCATCGGGCGTACCCCGGGTTGCGCTGGTGATCGGCAACAGCAACTACCAGCAGAGCCCGCTGAAGAATCCGGTCAACGACGCCAACGCCATGGCCGAGAGCCTGCGCCGGCTGGGCTTCTCGGTGATCCTGAAGCTCGACGCAAACCAGCGCGAGATGGAACTGGCCATCGACGAATTCGGGCGCAAGCTGGTCGGCGGCCAGCACGTGGCGCTGTTCTATTTTGCCGGACACGGCGTGCAGGTCGATGGGTCGAACTACCTGATCCCGACCGAAGCGGCCATCCGGCGGCAGAGTGACGTACGCTACAAGGCGGTCGACGTTGGTCAGGTATTGGGTGCGATGGGTGAGGCGACCGACAATCTCAATATCGTGATTCTGGATGCATGCCGCGACAATCCATTGCCGCGCAGTTTCCGCAGCAGCGCCCGCGGTCTGGCCCAGGTGCACGGTCCCAAGGGCACCATCATTGGTTTCGCGACGAGTCCGGGTTCCACCGCGGCGGACGGGGAGGGGGACCACGGCGTCTACACCAAGCACCTGCTCGAGAGTTTGCCGGAGCCGGGGATCAGCATCGAGCAGGTGTTCAAACGCGTGCTGCAGGGAGTGAACGCCGAGACCGGCGGTCTGCAGACGCCGTGGACCGAGTCATCTTTCACCGGTGATTTCTCGTTCAATCCCGGATGA
- a CDS encoding c-type cytochrome, with amino-acid sequence MRLYRYVWAALAMAAQALAAPGPSGPAGYENDVRTYNLAHGRVVFSERCMRCHESGRKGAPVFGDAADWKARVRQPLDTLIEHALTGHGRMPPRGDQLISDQDVAAAVAYVVNRARVIVAVEDGELPPPATGPEGSQNDDTADQAVLQMLLLLLERDRWK; translated from the coding sequence ATGCGACTCTATCGATACGTTTGGGCGGCGCTGGCAATGGCTGCGCAGGCACTCGCGGCGCCTGGCCCGTCCGGACCGGCCGGCTACGAAAACGACGTCCGCACCTACAACCTCGCGCATGGACGGGTCGTGTTTTCCGAACGCTGCATGCGTTGTCACGAGAGTGGTCGCAAAGGCGCACCGGTGTTCGGTGACGCCGCCGACTGGAAGGCACGTGTCCGCCAGCCGCTCGATACCCTCATCGAGCATGCGCTGACCGGCCATGGCCGCATGCCGCCACGCGGCGACCAGCTCATCAGCGATCAGGATGTCGCAGCGGCGGTCGCCTATGTCGTCAACCGCGCCCGGGTGATCGTCGCGGTAGAGGATGGTGAGCTGCCTCCCCCGGCAACCGGTCCGGAGGGCTCCCAGAATGACGACACGGCGGACCAGGCAGTCCTGCAGATGCTTCTGCTGCTGCTCGAACGCGACCGCTGGAAATAG
- a CDS encoding sulfurtransferase, with amino-acid sequence MRLNALTATLVATSMNASAIDESAVREKWHTPFGLYLSAREAYELKTSRPDEVLFIDVRTPLELRYVGVAEQIDANIPYRFDTTEWRAKSGDRHGTFRRELNFQFEAAVENALQAKGLDKSSPIIIMCTSGSRAPYAARALYDAGFKTVYTQVEGFEGVKARSGPQTGKRVVAGWKHEGLPWSYELQAEKMYFNFAPTPAPSTAPRTE; translated from the coding sequence ATGCGTCTGAACGCCCTGACCGCGACACTGGTCGCCACGTCGATGAATGCATCGGCAATCGACGAGTCCGCGGTCAGGGAGAAGTGGCACACCCCCTTCGGCCTGTACCTCAGCGCACGCGAGGCCTACGAACTCAAGACCTCGCGCCCAGACGAGGTATTGTTCATCGACGTACGGACCCCGCTGGAACTGCGGTACGTGGGTGTGGCGGAACAGATCGATGCGAACATCCCCTATCGGTTTGACACGACCGAGTGGCGCGCGAAGTCGGGGGACCGTCACGGCACCTTTCGTCGAGAGCTGAACTTCCAGTTCGAAGCGGCAGTCGAGAACGCATTGCAGGCCAAGGGCCTCGACAAGTCCAGCCCCATCATCATCATGTGCACCTCGGGCAGCCGCGCCCCCTATGCCGCACGTGCCCTGTACGATGCCGGCTTCAAGACCGTGTATACCCAGGTCGAGGGTTTCGAAGGTGTCAAGGCGCGTTCCGGCCCGCAGACCGGCAAACGCGTGGTCGCCGGATGGAAGCACGAAGGCCTGCCCTGGTCCTACGAACTGCAGGCGGAAAAAATGTACTTCAATTTTGCGCCGACGCCGGCCCCGTCGACGGCACCCCGGACCGAATAG